The following are from one region of the Microbacterium sp. cx-55 genome:
- the hemQ gene encoding hydrogen peroxide-dependent heme synthase → MSSPAETASAQYTLWAVLRRDPSSPVVEADDAELAAIVDHIEAGGVTVRGFYDVSGLRADADLMIWLHGPEAEALQRDLRRLRRTELLRPLLPVWNAMGVHRDAEFNRSHVPGFLRGVDAKEWLCVYPFVRSYEWYLLPEEERRRMLADHGRKGAAFTGVVANTVASFALGDYEWMLPMEADELTDLVDMMRELRYTEARRHVREEVPFFTGRRIPTSAIPEVLA, encoded by the coding sequence ATGAGTTCGCCCGCTGAGACCGCATCCGCGCAGTACACCCTGTGGGCGGTGCTGCGCCGTGACCCCTCGAGCCCCGTGGTGGAGGCGGATGACGCCGAACTCGCGGCGATCGTCGACCACATCGAAGCCGGCGGTGTGACGGTGCGCGGCTTCTACGACGTGAGCGGTCTGCGCGCCGACGCCGACCTGATGATCTGGTTGCACGGCCCCGAGGCCGAGGCATTGCAGCGCGACCTGCGGCGCCTGCGCCGCACCGAGCTGCTGCGGCCGCTGCTACCCGTGTGGAACGCGATGGGCGTGCACCGCGACGCGGAGTTCAACCGCTCGCACGTGCCCGGCTTTCTCCGCGGCGTCGACGCGAAGGAATGGCTCTGCGTCTACCCGTTCGTGCGCAGCTACGAGTGGTACCTGCTTCCCGAAGAGGAACGCCGCCGGATGCTGGCCGACCACGGCCGCAAGGGCGCCGCGTTCACGGGCGTGGTCGCCAACACGGTCGCCTCCTTCGCGCTCGGAGACTACGAGTGGATGCTGCCGATGGAGGCAGACGAACTCACCGACCTCGTCGACATGATGCGGGAGCTCCGGTACACCGAAGCCCGCCGTCACGTCCGCGAGGAGGTGCCCTTCTTCACCGGACGACGGATCCCGACGTCCGCCATCCCCGAGGTGCTCGCGTGA
- a CDS encoding glutamyl-tRNA reductase: MLLCVSASHKTASFDLLERLSIHTTPIAPLIASHDECVQGAVVIATCNRFEAYVDMDEPVTAAGAVALEAAMTAIENATGVAADELTSSSRVISGDAVAEHLFAVAAGLESVVVGEGEIAGQVRRALTEARSDGTTSPELERLFQRASEAQRDVKNATALGRAGRSLVRLALDLATSRITDWSRQRVLLVGTGSYAAATLAALRDRGVTDVTVHSPSGRGEKFAHKHAIAWADRDAYPSAARMSDLIITCTTAEHHVLDAAILGGGATGAAGCPVGREGGRRLVIDLGLPRNVDPDVAGVPHTDLLDLETIRLHAPLEELQATDAARALVQDAARRFAVVGERRTLAPAVVALRSHATALLESEIERARAKGDDGRTEQALRHLMGRLLHTPTMRAHELAEQGRADAYLDALDALFGLQVDAASLSMDSPAQDDRTDLAG; encoded by the coding sequence GTGCTGCTGTGTGTGAGCGCGAGTCACAAGACCGCGTCCTTCGACCTCCTCGAGAGGCTCAGCATCCACACCACCCCGATCGCCCCGCTGATCGCCTCGCACGACGAGTGCGTGCAGGGTGCCGTGGTCATCGCGACCTGCAACCGGTTCGAGGCCTACGTCGACATGGACGAGCCCGTCACCGCGGCCGGTGCAGTGGCCCTCGAAGCCGCCATGACCGCAATCGAGAACGCGACCGGAGTCGCGGCCGATGAGCTCACGTCGTCGTCGCGGGTGATCTCCGGCGACGCGGTCGCCGAGCACCTGTTCGCCGTCGCCGCGGGTCTCGAGTCCGTCGTGGTCGGCGAGGGCGAGATCGCCGGGCAGGTGCGACGCGCGCTCACCGAGGCGCGTTCGGACGGCACGACCTCTCCGGAGCTCGAGCGTCTCTTCCAGCGGGCGTCCGAGGCGCAGCGCGACGTGAAGAACGCGACGGCGCTCGGACGCGCGGGCCGCTCGCTCGTACGCCTCGCTCTCGATCTCGCGACGAGCCGCATCACCGACTGGAGCCGTCAGCGGGTGCTGCTCGTGGGCACCGGCTCGTACGCGGCCGCGACCCTCGCCGCCCTCCGCGACCGCGGCGTCACCGACGTCACGGTGCATTCGCCCTCGGGCCGCGGCGAGAAGTTCGCCCACAAGCACGCCATCGCCTGGGCCGACCGTGACGCCTACCCGTCGGCGGCGCGAATGTCGGACCTCATCATCACGTGCACGACAGCCGAACACCATGTGCTCGACGCCGCGATCCTCGGGGGCGGCGCCACGGGCGCCGCCGGCTGCCCGGTCGGGCGCGAGGGCGGACGCCGTCTCGTCATCGACCTCGGCCTCCCCCGCAATGTCGACCCCGATGTCGCCGGCGTCCCGCACACCGATCTACTGGACCTCGAGACGATCCGCCTGCACGCCCCGCTCGAGGAACTGCAGGCGACGGATGCGGCGCGCGCCCTCGTGCAGGACGCGGCCCGGCGATTCGCGGTCGTCGGCGAGCGCCGCACGCTCGCGCCGGCGGTCGTCGCGCTGCGCTCGCACGCGACGGCATTGCTCGAGTCGGAGATCGAGCGCGCTCGCGCGAAGGGCGACGACGGCCGCACCGAACAGGCCCTCCGGCACCTCATGGGCCGCCTGCTGCACACCCCGACGATGCGCGCGCACGAGCTCGCCGAGCAGGGCCGGGCCGACGCCTACCTCGACGCACTCGACGCCCTTTTCGGCCTGCAGGTCGATGCCGCATCCCTCTCGATGGACAGCCCCGCGCAGGACGACCGCACCGATCTCGCCGGCTGA
- a CDS encoding phage holin family protein — protein MTTPRGFRDKSDESLLTLVGEIPELVRNLVVAEITSAKTWLSKAAKNAGIGAGWVVGALFVLFWSIPALGAFVIAGLSSWWPVWLSALVVFGAMLLIAIVLALLGFFRFKRIGKGNPAESIAQDVRAVKEAGQ, from the coding sequence ATGACGACGCCCCGAGGCTTCCGCGACAAGTCCGACGAGAGCCTGCTGACTCTCGTCGGCGAGATCCCTGAGCTCGTCCGCAACCTCGTCGTCGCCGAGATCACCTCCGCGAAGACCTGGCTGTCGAAGGCGGCCAAGAACGCCGGCATCGGCGCCGGCTGGGTCGTCGGTGCGCTGTTCGTGCTGTTCTGGTCGATCCCGGCGCTCGGCGCCTTCGTGATCGCCGGGCTGTCGTCGTGGTGGCCCGTCTGGCTGTCGGCTCTGGTCGTGTTCGGCGCCATGCTGCTCATCGCCATCGTGCTGGCACTGCTCGGGTTCTTCCGGTTCAAGCGCATCGGCAAGGGCAACCCCGCAGAATCGATCGCCCAAGACGTGCGCGCGGTGAAGGAGGCAGGCCAGTGA
- the hemG gene encoding protoporphyrinogen oxidase: MTEPLPELIAHARDTRVVVVGGGVGGLVAALELAKVGMPVTVLEGSDRVGGVLRSAEVAGLRLDVGAESYATRGGHVRALIDELGLANAVVSPSAHGAWVTGLPGGGAAPMPAGGVLGIPDNPWDPAVRRVIGWGGVWRAYLDRLRPPLTIGHDRSLGTLVRSRLGAKVLDRLVAPVTSGVYSARPDDIDVDIAAPGLNAALTRAGSLTGAVAQLRGGRRVVPGGAVAGLDGGMTRLVDALIDQLTLLGVDIRTETPVAGIDRVDDAWVVRAGDDVPADVVIVAVPEAEARRMLTPLVPALDARTAEAPVVEIVTLVLAASVLDAHPRGNGVLTVPHSSQAKALTHATAKWDWVARAAGQGVHVVRVSFGAQGEAPATETLDDADAAALALREASVLLGVPLDATQLRGAHRERYVQSQPGSVIGRAAAMAAARGAIRAVPGLGAVGAWLSGTGLAQVVPDAIGEADRVRRAALFGSMGSAPRAD; encoded by the coding sequence GTGACCGAGCCGCTTCCCGAGTTGATCGCCCACGCGCGAGACACCCGGGTCGTCGTCGTGGGCGGGGGAGTGGGCGGCCTCGTCGCCGCACTCGAACTCGCGAAGGTCGGCATGCCGGTCACGGTGCTGGAGGGTTCGGATCGGGTGGGCGGGGTGCTCCGTTCTGCCGAGGTCGCCGGGCTGCGCCTCGATGTCGGAGCGGAGAGCTACGCGACCCGCGGCGGCCACGTGCGCGCCCTGATCGACGAGCTCGGGCTCGCGAACGCCGTCGTGTCACCGTCGGCGCACGGGGCGTGGGTGACCGGGCTTCCGGGCGGGGGCGCCGCGCCGATGCCGGCCGGGGGCGTGCTCGGCATCCCCGACAACCCGTGGGATCCGGCCGTCCGGCGCGTGATCGGCTGGGGCGGCGTGTGGCGCGCCTACCTAGACCGCCTTCGCCCGCCCCTCACGATCGGGCACGACCGCAGCCTCGGCACTCTCGTGCGCTCGCGGCTCGGCGCGAAGGTGCTCGACCGGCTCGTCGCGCCCGTGACGAGCGGCGTCTACTCGGCGCGCCCCGATGACATCGACGTCGACATCGCCGCTCCCGGGCTGAATGCCGCGCTCACCCGGGCGGGTTCCCTGACGGGCGCCGTGGCGCAGCTGCGCGGCGGCCGACGGGTGGTGCCGGGCGGTGCGGTCGCCGGTCTCGACGGAGGGATGACGCGGCTGGTCGACGCTCTCATCGACCAGCTCACGCTTCTCGGCGTCGACATCCGCACGGAGACGCCGGTCGCCGGAATCGATCGCGTCGACGACGCGTGGGTCGTCCGCGCGGGAGACGACGTCCCCGCCGATGTCGTGATCGTGGCCGTCCCCGAGGCGGAGGCGCGGCGGATGCTGACGCCTCTCGTGCCCGCGCTCGACGCCCGGACCGCCGAGGCGCCCGTGGTCGAGATCGTGACGCTCGTGCTCGCCGCATCCGTTCTCGATGCGCACCCCCGCGGCAACGGAGTGCTCACCGTGCCGCACTCCTCGCAGGCCAAGGCGCTGACCCACGCCACCGCGAAGTGGGACTGGGTCGCTCGCGCCGCGGGGCAGGGCGTGCACGTCGTGCGGGTGTCGTTCGGCGCGCAGGGCGAGGCGCCCGCCACCGAGACGCTCGATGACGCGGATGCGGCCGCACTCGCGCTCCGCGAGGCATCCGTGCTGCTGGGTGTTCCGCTCGACGCGACGCAGCTGCGCGGTGCCCACCGTGAGCGGTACGTGCAGTCGCAGCCCGGTTCCGTGATCGGGCGGGCCGCGGCGATGGCCGCCGCCCGCGGAGCGATCCGCGCCGTGCCCGGGCTGGGCGCGGTGGGCGCGTGGCTCAGTGGCACAGGTCTCGCCCAGGTCGTGCCCGACGCGATCGGCGAGGCCGACCGCGTGCGCCGCGCGGCGCTGTTCGGATCGATGGGTTCCGCACCCCGCGCGGACTGA
- the hemE gene encoding uroporphyrinogen decarboxylase, whose amino-acid sequence MPPSSSVVDSAPAPAGPSASALVRAIRGERTDRLPVWFMRQAGRSLPEYRELRVGTHMLDACLTPELAAEITLQPVRRHGVDAGIFFSDIVVPLRLAGIAVEIEPGRGPVFTDPVRTASDVAKIVAVDPEQVAAAAQPIRDAVRIVVGELGDLPLIGFAGAPFTLAAYLVEGGPSKEHLRARAMMHADPESWHALAGWLARVSHAFLRAQTDAGASAVQLFDSWAGSLSVADYRAFVAPHSRAALAGIDTPRIHFGVGTAHLLRDMRLDGTADAVGVDWRTPLDEAAAVLGPDITVQGNIDPALLHAPWHVVEAHVRDVIARGASARAHILNLGHGVPPDTDPDVLTRIVALAHEVSA is encoded by the coding sequence CTGCCTCCGTCCTCGTCCGTCGTCGACTCCGCGCCCGCCCCCGCCGGGCCGTCCGCCTCCGCCCTCGTGCGCGCCATCCGCGGCGAGCGCACCGACCGGCTCCCGGTCTGGTTCATGCGCCAAGCGGGTCGCTCGCTGCCGGAGTATCGCGAGCTGCGGGTGGGAACGCACATGCTCGACGCGTGCCTCACGCCCGAACTCGCCGCCGAGATCACGCTGCAGCCGGTGCGCCGCCACGGCGTCGATGCGGGCATCTTCTTCAGCGACATCGTCGTACCGCTCCGCCTCGCGGGGATCGCCGTCGAGATCGAGCCCGGCCGGGGCCCGGTGTTCACCGACCCGGTGCGCACCGCATCCGATGTCGCGAAGATCGTCGCCGTCGATCCCGAGCAGGTGGCGGCGGCGGCACAGCCCATCCGCGACGCTGTGCGCATCGTCGTCGGAGAGCTCGGCGACCTACCGCTCATCGGCTTCGCGGGAGCCCCCTTCACGCTCGCGGCCTACCTCGTCGAGGGCGGGCCCTCGAAGGAGCACCTGCGCGCCCGCGCCATGATGCACGCCGACCCGGAGTCGTGGCACGCGCTCGCGGGCTGGCTCGCCCGGGTGTCGCACGCCTTTCTTCGCGCGCAGACGGATGCGGGCGCCTCGGCCGTGCAGCTGTTCGACTCGTGGGCGGGATCGCTGTCGGTGGCGGACTACCGCGCGTTCGTCGCCCCGCACTCGCGCGCGGCGCTCGCCGGCATCGACACCCCGCGCATCCACTTCGGCGTCGGCACGGCGCACCTGCTGCGCGACATGCGCCTCGACGGTACGGCGGATGCGGTCGGCGTCGACTGGCGCACTCCGCTCGATGAGGCTGCCGCGGTGCTCGGCCCCGACATCACCGTGCAGGGCAACATCGACCCGGCGCTGCTGCATGCGCCGTGGCACGTCGTCGAAGCGCACGTCCGCGACGTGATCGCGCGCGGCGCATCGGCCCGCGCGCACATCCTGAACCTGGGTCACGGCGTACCCCCCGACACGGATCCCGACGTCCTGACCCGCATCGTCGCGCTCGCGCACGAGGTCTCGGCGTGA
- a CDS encoding HhH-GPD-type base excision DNA repair protein, with the protein MTLHITDDAAADDLLTRNPLALLIGMLLDQQVAMETAFAGPLKIQERIGAVDAGTLAEYDPEKFVAAFAETPAVHRYPGSMAGRVQQLCADLVQNWHGDAAALWTEGHPTGPEVLKRLKALPGFGEQKAKIFLALLGKQCGFAGEGWRKAAGPYGEEGSFRSVADITSPESLAEVRENKRAAKAAAKAAKG; encoded by the coding sequence ATGACGCTGCACATCACCGACGACGCCGCTGCCGACGACCTGCTCACCAGGAACCCCCTGGCGCTTTTGATCGGGATGCTGCTCGACCAGCAGGTCGCCATGGAGACCGCGTTCGCGGGACCGCTGAAGATCCAGGAGCGCATCGGCGCGGTGGATGCGGGAACGCTCGCGGAGTACGACCCGGAGAAGTTCGTGGCGGCGTTCGCCGAGACCCCGGCAGTGCACCGATACCCGGGCTCGATGGCGGGGCGCGTGCAGCAGCTCTGCGCCGACCTCGTGCAGAACTGGCACGGCGATGCGGCCGCCCTGTGGACGGAGGGGCACCCGACCGGACCCGAAGTCCTGAAGCGCCTGAAGGCCCTGCCCGGATTCGGCGAGCAGAAGGCGAAGATCTTCCTGGCGCTCCTCGGTAAGCAGTGCGGCTTCGCGGGCGAAGGGTGGCGGAAGGCCGCCGGCCCTTACGGCGAAGAGGGCTCGTTCCGCAGCGTCGCCGACATCACGAGCCCCGAATCCCTCGCCGAGGTGCGCGAGAACAAGCGTGCCGCGAAGGCTGCGGCGAAGGCGGCGAAGGGCTGA